From the genome of Tenrec ecaudatus isolate mTenEca1 chromosome 1, mTenEca1.hap1, whole genome shotgun sequence:
TAGACAAGAGAGGGTGCCGGGCCTGTAAGGCTAGGACAGTGCCCAGTATTGACCCCTCAAGGCTggcttcttccttccctcccttcctccccctcagaAGCCACGGATCCAGGACTTCCCTGTAGCCGAATTGAGCTCCAGCACCTCCATAGCCACTTGGCCATGGAactactgtggctgcaacaggcCATCACTAGCCGGAAGGAGGTAGGCCCGGGCTGAgagccctccctgcccactcAGGGCCAAGGGGATGGGAGGAGGGAGGCTTGCTGCTACACCCAAGCAGGCGGGCCTGGTGTGGTCTCTTTCCTCTCTCCTGACAGTACCTCATTCTCAAACAAACCCTGAGCTCGCAAGAGGAAGACCAGCACAGAGATGGGCTTTGTGTGTGTCCAGGCCATGCGGAACAGGCCTCTGAGAGGGCTCCTCCACTGGAGGGCCAGTCCTATGGGGACAGGACCACCGGAGAGCTAGACCATGGGGATAACTCCTGCTGGAAGGGCAAGTCACAACCCCACAGATCCCCAGATAAAACCACCATGGGGGCTGAGCGCAGGGCACGGTGCCAGGGGAAGGCTGGACACCAGTTGCCCACACCATCAGATCATCATCAGAccatgggaggagacaagctcacCAAAGAGCCAAGCCACAGAGAACAGGCCTCTAGAGGGCCCTGCCAGCAGCTGATGAAACACCTGGAGGACCAGATCCCCCGAGGTCTCCAGCCCAGGGGCCACTGTTCAGAAAAAGCCAGGGGACAGCTGCTTGAACTCTCTGGGGACCCGGGGAATAAGAACATGTCTCCCAGAGGTCCTGGGTGCCAGAAGTCTGGTGGCCAGAGAGCTGGACCAGGAGCGTCAGACCTCCCGAAGGACGACGTCTTCTGGGATGGGACCCTGGCCGGGGCAGCACATGGCGGCCAGGATCTCTGCAAGACAAAACCACCCAAGGGCCAGACCTCCAGTGATAGAACTTCCACAGATGGACCCTCCAGGGTGTCTAGCCACGAAGGATGGACAAACCAGAAGACTATGCCGTGGAAATCAAGGTCACCTGAGTACCTGTCAGCCACAGGAGAGGACCACTGGAGAGGCTAGGCCCCGGGGAACGGGGAGGACCAGGTTCCAGGGGATGCTATGAAGGTGTGACCAGTGAGACAGGACCTCCTCCTTGCCCCTGGCCGCTGGTTGCTAGTGGTCCAAGAGGAGCTGGAGTCAAGGTGGGAtgaggagagagggtggggggccTGACAGaaaataaagctttttcttacacgcTGAGCCTGCTTGCTACCCTCCTGCCTCTGGATCTTCCTGGGTATGTCCTGCTGCCAGGAGGCACCACCCCGAGCCTGCTGAGAGCAGGGGCCAGGTGCACACTTGGTCATCCTCCTCAGGGAAGTGGCCCGCAAGCCCAGTGTTGGCCTggaaatatgcacacacacacacacagcccctatGTTGGAACATCTGTGGAAGTGTGACCTGCCTGCTGCTCTCTCATTCTGACTGTGCTGCATGCAGAGTGAGCGTGCCTGCCTGCTGTTCTCGGATGATCTGAGCACCCTCCTGGCTGAGGTTGCTCACGGTACAGGTTAAGCAGGCTAGATGTGGATGACACCCTGAGTGTAGATGGGTGCTGCAGCCCGAGGTTCTCCCTGCCTTCTGATGAGGGAGCCGGCCTCCACCTTTGCCTGGCACCTCTCCCAGCCCTGCTTTGTTCCCAGGCAACAGCCCTGCGTCTCTGTGAACATGGAAACCAATGGGGAGTAGTGTACAAGGGGGAACCGTTTCCCAGGCTGCCGGCTGCCAGTGACCCAGTACTGGGTGAGGTGACGACGTCAGCCATGCAGGACCCACTGGCTGAGTGTTCCCTATGCCACCCTTTCGCACCCACCAGGTGGCTGACGGCAGGGCAGGGCCGCAGAATGGAGGGCTGTATGTGGTTCGAGCTTCCGGCAGTGAGCTGGGGCTGGTCAGCTGGCGAGGGAGTCAGCTGGCAGCAGTCCCTCAGTGTGCCCCCATGCATTCTTCATGTTCTCCCAAACAAACCCCTTGACGGCGGGGGTTTTATCCCAGTCCTTAGGGGAAACGAAGAGAGCGAGGTTAAGTAACCTGCTAAAGGGGACACAGTAGCTGAGCCTTGCACAACCAGTCGGTCTCAGGTGGTTATGCCCACCACATCTTGTGAGAATATCATCTTCTGGGGTGAACCTCCTTTTCCCCAAAGTTTTGTTGGACTGGGTACCCTGCCACTGTCACCAAATACTGGaggcttccccccctccccccgctttACTTATGCATCCATCCCGTGCTCTCCTGCCGAGCAGCCCTGGGGGGTAGTGGTCATGTGTTCagttgctaactgcagggtcagaagttcgaaaccaccaaccacttcacaggagaaagaagaggctttctactcccccaaagagttgcagtcttggagaccctaGGTCAACACGGACGCCCTGCCTAGGAGTTTGGGCGCTCTCCTTAGAAGAGAGCCATAGGGCCTCCCAGCAGGGTAGGGCTGGCTCTCAAGGGGAGAGAAGAATCTGCGTATTTGAGCTTCAACTCCAGCCAGGCCTCCAAGCTCTCCCTGTAGCGaagagaggaaggaggggaaggtGTCGAAGGTAGAGTGACTTCGCGTCTGGGCTGTCAGTCCCTGTGTGCTCTTGGGAAAGTGACTTC
Proteins encoded in this window:
- the IQCC gene encoding IQ domain-containing protein C produces the protein MEPEQSFRKLSALQARVRGFLTRRQFRSLRAEYEATVREIEGDLSTVQWTEGCIPRPQFLPEVKCCHTWKAGERVLHPERSHFPCKEEVTLKTSEGSAANTGTVLCREVCPQLPAEQTEKPGREDGGDSPGAGSSEATDPGLPCSRIELQHLHSHLAMELLWLQQAITSRKEYLILKQTLSSQEEDQHRDGLCVCPGHAEQASERAPPLEGQSYGDRTTGELDHGDNSCWKGKSQPHRSPDKTTMGAERRARCQGKAGHQLPTPSDHHQTMGGDKLTKEPSHREQASRGPCQQLMKHLEDQIPRGLQPRGHCSEKARGQLLELSGDPGNKNMSPRGPGCQKSGGQRAGPGASDLPKDDVFWDGTLAGAAHGGQDLCKTKPPKGQTSSDRTSTDGPSRVSSHEGWTNQKTMPWKSRSPEYLSATGEDHWRG